From Cucumis melo cultivar AY chromosome 1, USDA_Cmelo_AY_1.0, whole genome shotgun sequence, a single genomic window includes:
- the LOC103500067 gene encoding factor of DNA methylation 1-like isoform X2 has translation MEYSSEEESDFSDSEINDYAEKPYEQLRTGKLVVKTANGILRCPFCMGKKKQDYKYKDLLQHASGVSKGSKNRNAKQKANHLALAKYLENELASEADQTQRPTPPTPSSQDSEKELYVWPWMGVIVNIEVGEDRNTVCDSAYWIKKFAKYRPLDVFIFWNDNEPKAQAIVEFNNDWNGFVNATDFEKLFETNDHSKRNWKTKTHSSLDIYGWCARADDYNSNEPIGEFLRQRGKLRTVSDIVNEATRSRNTVVENLTHEIDLTNENLDELHYKYNEKTMSLSRMLAEKDQLHQAFVEETRKTQRLARNNVQRILEEQENLHQELEAKKKKLDSWSKQLNKREALTELERQKLDEEKKKNDMRNNSLQLASMEQRRADENVLRLVEEQKREKEEALSKILQLEKQLDAKQKLEMEIQELKGKLQVMKHLEDQDDEGVQQKMKEMGDDLDQKVEDLNDLQELNRTLVTKERESNDELQEARKELISGLQDQSSNARVNIGIKRMGDIDIKPFQNTCKQKFSPDEAMVQASTLCSLWQDNLTDPNWHPFKVVTIDGDSQGVEHNFKD, from the exons ATGGAGTACAGCAGTGAAGAAGAGTCAGATTTTAGTGACTCAGAGATCAATGATTACGCTGAGAAACCATATGAACAGCTCAGAACCGGAAAGCTTGTTGTAAAAACAGCCAATGGAATTCTTAGATGCCCGTTCTGTATGGGCAAGAAGAAGCAGGACTACAAATACAAGGATTTACTCCAGCATGCTTCTGGAGTCAGTAAAGGCTCTAAGAACAGGAATGCTAAACAAAAGGCCAACCATCTTGCTTTAGCCAAATATCTGGAGAATGAGCTTGCTTCTGAAGCAGACCAGACACAGCGTCCAACTCCACCAACTCCTAGCAGTCAGGATTCTGAAAAGGAGCTTTATGTATGGCCATGGATGGGTGTTATAGTCAATATAGAGGTAGGGGAGGACAGAAATACAGTCTGCGATTCAGCATATTGGATAAAAAAGTTCGCTAAATATAGACCTTTAGATGTGTTTATTTTTTGGAATGATAATGAACCGAAAGCTCAGGCCATAGTTGAATTCAACAATGATTGGAATGGTTTTGTGAATGCAACGGACTTCGAAAAGTTGTTTGAGACCAACGATCATAGCAAAAGGAATTGGAAAACCAAGACTCATTCAAGCTTGGATATTTATGGTTGGTGTGCACGGGCTGATGATTATAATTCAAATGAACCTATAGGAGAGTTTCTTCGACAAAGAGGGAAATTGAGGACTGTCTCAGACATTGTGAATGAAGCAACTCGAAGTAGAAATACTGTTGTGGAGAATCTGACACATGAAATTGATTTGACAAACGAAAACCTGGATGAACTACACTACAAGTACAATGAGAAGACAATGTCTTTGAGTAGGATGCTTGCAGAGAAAGACCAGCTTCACCAAGCTTTTGTTGAAG AAACTAGAAAGACACAAAGACTTGCACGAAATAATGTTCAAAGAATATTAGAAGAACAAGAAAACTTGCACCAAGAATTGGAGGCGAAGAAAAAGAAACTTGATTCTTGGAGCAAGCAATTGAACAAACGTGAAGCATTGACTGAACTTGAGAGACAAAAACTtgatgaagagaagaaaaag AATGATATGAGGAACAATTCGCTCCAATTGGCTTCTATGGAACAGAGAAGGGCTGATGAAAATGTCTTACGTCTTGTTGAAGAACAGAAG agagagaaagaagaggcTTTAAGCAAAATTCTTCAGCTGGAAAAGCAGCTGGATGCCAAGCAGAAGCTGGAAATGGAAATTCAAGAATTGAAAGGAAAACTACAGGTTATGAAGCATCTTGAGGATCAAGATGATGAAGGAGTGCAAcagaagatgaaagaaatggGCGATGATTTAGATCAAAAGGTTGAGGATTTGAATGATTTGCAGGAGTTGAATCGAACTCTTGTTACAAAGGAGCGTGAAAGCAACGATGAGTTACAAGAGGCCCGTAAAGAATTAATAAGT GGATTGCAAGATCAATCATCAAATGCTCGTGTTAATATTGGAATAAAGAGAATGGGAGATATTGACATTAAACCGTTCCAGAACACCTGCAAACAGAAGTTTTCTCCTGATGAGGCAATGGTGCAAGCCTCCACTTTATGCTCCTTGTGGCAGGATAATTTGACAGATCCAAATTGGCATCCATTTAAAGTTGTTACTATCGATGGGGATTCCCAG